Part of the Leifsonia soli genome is shown below.
CCTGCTGGGCCCGAACGGCGCGGGCAAGAGCACGACCATCGAGATCCTCGAGGGATACCGCGACCGGTCGGCGGGCGAGGTCTCCGTGCTCGGGGTCGACCCGGCCGCGGGCGGGACGAGGTGGAAGGCGCGGCTCGGGATCGTCCTCCAGACCGGCGCGGAGGCGACGAACGTCACCGTCCGCGAGCAGCTCGCGCACTTCGCGCGGTTCTACCCGTCGCCGCGCGACGTCGACGAGGTCATGGCGGCGGTCGGGCTCACCGAGAAGGCGAAGGCCCGGCTCCGCAGCCTCTCCGGCGGCCAGCGGAGGCGGCTCGATGTCGCCCTCGGGGTCATCGGACGGCCCGAGCTGCTGTTCCTCGACGAGCCCACCACGGGGTTCGACCCGGAGGCACGCCACCGATTCTGGGAGCTGATCCGCTCGCTGAAGCGCGAGGGTACCACCATCCTGCTCACCACGCACTACCTCGACGAGGCCGCCCAGCTCAGCGACCGCGCAGCCGTGATCGCCGAGGGCCGCCTGGTCGACATGGGCGCCATCGACCAGCTCGGGGGAGCGGAGGCCCGCGTCCCGATCGTGCGCTGGCGGGAGGCCGACGGCACCCCGCGCTCCGAGCGCACCGACACGCCCGCCGCCCTCGTGGCGCAGCTGACCGCCGCGGCCGGCGGCGAGCCGTCCGACCTCGAGGTCATCCGGCCGAGCCTGGAGGATGTCTACCTCGACCTGGTCCAGCGGGTGGGAGCAGAGTCGTGAGCGCCGTCGGTCTGGGTCTCGAACGCGCCAGGTACGAGACGATCGTGTACTTCCGCCAGCCGGACACGATCTTCTTCACCTTCCTCTTCCCGGTCGTGATGCTCGGCATCTTCTCCGTGGCGTTCCAGGGAATGGGGAACGTCGGCGCGGCGCCGGACGGCACGGGCGGGATCACCCAGGCCGCGTACTACCTCCCCGCCATGATCGCCGCGGGCATCCTGCTCTCCGGCGTCCAGAACCTCGCCGTCGACATCGCGGGGGAGAAGAGCGACGGCACCCTCAAACGGCTCGGCGGCACCCCGCTGCCGGTGATCTCCTACTTCATCGGGAAGATGGGCCAGGTGCTCGCCACCAGCGTGCTGCAGATCGGCCTGCTGCTCGTCGTCGCCCGGCTCGCCTTCGGCGTCGCCCTCCCGGCCTCCGCCGACCTCTGGCTGCGCTTCACGTGGATCTACCTGCTCAGCATCGTGACGTCCGCCGTGCTCGGGATCGCGCTCTCCGCCATCCCGCGCACCGGCCGCAGCGCGACCGCCGTCATCATCCCGATCGTCCTCATCCTGCAGTTCATCTCCGGCGTCTACATCCCCTTCGGCGTGCTGCCCACCTGGCTGCAGAACGTCGCGAGCGTCTTCCCGCTCAAGTGGATCGCCGAGGGGATGCGCAGCGTCTTCCTGCCACAGAGCTTCGAGTCCCGGGAGCCGAGCGGCAGCTGGCAGCTCGGCGGGATCGCGATCGTGCTCTCGGTGTGGCTGGTCGCGGGCCTGCTGGCGAGCAGGATCACGTTCCGCTGGATCCGCAAGGACGCGTGAGCCGGGAGCGGATGGACGCGCGAGCGCTCAGCCCCGCTCGAGCAGCACCGCGACCTCCATGTGCCCGGTCTGCGGGAACATGTCGAGCACCCGCCCGGCCCGCACCCGGTAGGAGGGCATCCGCGCGAGGTCGTGCGCGAGGCTCTTCGGATTGCAGCTGGAGTACACGACGCTTCCGACGCCGGATCCCTCGAGCCACCCGGCGAGCTCGGCGCCGATCCCTCGGCGCGGGGGATTGACGATCACGAGCTCCGGAGGCGTCGCGGCGGAGAGGGCGAACGCCGTCGCGTCGCCGGCCCGGAACGCCACCTGCGGCAGGCCGGCGGCGGCCGCCGTCGCCCGCGCACTCCGCACGGCCTCACGGCTGGTCTCCACGCCGACGACCCGTCGTCCCGGCGCGGCGACATGGAGGGCGAATCCGCCGACGCCGCAGTACAGGTCCCACACCGAGGCCGGGCCGATCTCGTCCACCCAGGCCGCCACCTGGCCGTACAGGGCGGTGGCGACCTCGGTGTTGGTCTGGAAGAAGCTCTGCGGGCGCAGTCGGAGAGACACCGCCCCGACCCGCATGGTGAGCGTCGACTCCCGGGTGAGTACGACCTCCGTGTCGCCCTCGACGACCGCCTTGTGCTCCGGCTGCACGTTGACGGTGACGACGCGGGCGCTCGGCAGGTCGGCGGCCAACCGGCCGAGACCCGCGCGGACCCGCGCGACGGTCTGATCGGACCGCGCGACGAACCGCACCATGAGCTCGCCGTCCGGCGACTCGGTGACGAGCACGTACTTCAGCTCGCCCCGGCGCTCCGGCACGCGGTACGGCTCCAACCGCTGCCGAGTGATGAACCGCGCCAGCACGGGAAGGGCGGCGCGGATCCCGGGCGAGCAGATGCCGCACTCGCGGAGGTCGACTCCGCGTCCTGCCTCGTCGAGGATGCCGATCGTCGGCTGGTCGACCGTGCCGCCGACGACCATCTTGGCCTTGTTGCGATAGCCCGCCTCCGCACTTGCGACCGGCGCGAGCCAGGCGGCGTCGCCGTAGGGGGCGAGCAGCTCCCGGGCCTGGCGGTCCTTGCCATCGAGCTGCTCGGCGTACGGGACGCCCATGAGCGTGCATGACCGGCACACGCCGGCGTCGAAGTACGAGCAATCCATCGGAGTGCCGATTCTACGGGCACGTGCTGTGACACGGTTCGGGCGCACGATCACAACAAAAACCACATCTGAATGTTGTTTTCTCTGTGAACGTGTTGTAACGTGTGGGAAACCAACGGAGGGACACCGCGTGTACGCAATGGAGCGCCAGGGGCTGATCGAGCGGATGCTGCTCGATGACGGCCGCGTCGCCGTCGTCGACCTCGCCCAGCGCTTCGGGGTCACCACCGAGACGGTCCGCCGCGATCTCGACGCTCTCGAGCAGTCCGGGGCCCTCCGCCGGGTGCACGGCGGAGCCGTCGCGGTCGACCGGGTCAGCACCTCCGAGGTCTCCGTCTCCGAGCGCACCGCGCTGCGGGCGGACACGAAGCGGCGCATCGCGGCGCGGGCGCTCGACATCCTCGGAGACGGCTTCCGCGGCTCCCTCTACCTCGACGCGGGAACGACCACCGCCGCCGTCGCAGAGCTCCTGCCCGACCGGCTGACCGGGACGCGCGGCGAAGCCGAGGTCGTCACCCACTCTCTGGCGGTCGCACCGGAACTCGCGGGTGCCGATCGCGTGGCGCTGACCGTGATCGGCGGACGGATCCGCGGCGTCACCGCGGCCGCCGTCGGCGCGGGAACCGTTCGGTCCATCCACTCGCTGCGACCGGACATCGTCTTCGTCGGAGCCAACGGCGTCTCGGCGGGTTTCGGCCTGAGCACGCCCGACCCGGAGGAGGCGGCGGTCAAGGAGGCCATCGTCCGCGCTGCACGCCGGGTCGTCGTGGTGGCCGACTCCAGCAAGTTCCAGCAGGAGTCCCTCGTCGCCTTCGCGCCGCTCGAAGCCATCGACCTGCTCGTGACGGATGCCGCGCCGGAGGGCGAGCTGGCCGAGGCGCTCGCCGCGGCGGATGTCGAGGTGTGGTCCGCATGATCGTCACGCTCACTGCCAACCCGTCGCTGGACCGCTCCGTCACGCTCGACGCGCCGCTGCTGGCCGGCGAGGTCCAGAGCGCTCTCGGCGCGCGCGAGGACGCCGGGGGCAAGGGCATCAACGTCGCCCGCGTGATCGCTGCGGCCGGCGTGCCGGCGCTCGCGGTGCTGCCCCTCGCCGACGACGACCCGTTCGGCGTCGCCCTGCACGCCGCGGGCGTGGCGACGCGCCCGGTCCCGATCCACGGGCACGCCCGCGCGAACCTCACCATCACCGACCCGGCGGGCGTGACCACGAAGCTCAACCTGCCCGGCACGGTCCTCGAACCGGCCGAGAGCGCGGCGCTGGTGGCGGCCGTCGTCGACGCCTGCGAGGGCGCTGAGTGGCTCGTCCTGGCCGGATCGCTCCCGCCCGGGGCGGCCGATGACCTCTATGTGACCGTGATCCGCGCGGTCCGCGACCGCTGGCTCGGGGACGCTCCGAAGATCGCGGTCGACACCTCGGGCGACGCCCTGCGTGCCGCCGTCTTCGACGGACACCCCGACCTCATCAAGCCGAACGAGCTGGAGCTCGCGGAGCTCACCGGCACGGAACAGCCGGACGCCGACGACCTGATCGACGCGGTCCTGGCCGTCGCCCGCCCGCTCGTCCCGGACACCGTCGGCGCCGCTCTGATCACGCTCGGCGCGCACGGCTCCGTCCTGGTCACGGCCGACGGCGCGTTCGTCGCCGAGGCGCCGCGCATCACCGTGCGGAGCACCGTCGGCGCCGGCGACAGCGCGCTCGCGGGCTACCTGCTCGCCGATCGTGCCGGAGCCGACCCTGCGGATCGGCTCGTCGACGCTGTCCGCTACGGCTCGGCCGCCGCATCCCTGCCGGGCACCCAGGCCCCGCGCCCCCTCGATCTGCCGCCGGGCGACATCCGCGTCGCCGCGCTGCATCCCTGAACCCCGACCCCCCGAACACCCTGGAGGACACCGTGTCATCGAAGACCATCATCCCCGAACTCGTCGAACTGGACGTCGGCCACACCGACAAGAGCGAGGTCATCCGCGAGCTCGCCGCGCGCGTCGTCGCACAGGGTCGCGCGACGGATGCCGCCGCCCTGTTCGAGGACGCCTGGGCCCGCGAGCAGAAGGACGAGACCGGGCTGCCGGGCGGCATCGCCATCCCGCACGCCAAGAGCGCGGCCGTGACCGTGCCGTCGCTGGCGTTCGCGCGCCTGACGCCCGGCGTCGACTTCGGCGCCTCCGACGGCCCCGCCGACCTCGTGTTCCTCATCGCCGCACCGGCCGACGCGGCCGAGACCCACCTCGCCGTGCTGTCGAAGCTCGCCCGCAGCCTGATGCTCGACGAGTTCACGGCCGGTCTCCGGGCGGCGAAGACGCCGGAGGACGTGGTCGCCCTCGTCGACCAGGCGATCGGCGAGGCCGAGGCCGGGGCCGTCGCCCCCGAAGCCGTCGCGACGCCGGCCGTGCAGACCCGCCCCGACGTCGAGGACGCCCTGCTCATCGACGGCCGGCCGGCGCGCATCGTCGCCGTCACCTCGTGCGCGACCGGCATCGCGCACACCTTCATGGCCGCCGACGCCCTCACCGCCGCCGGGAAGACGTCCGGGGTCGACCTGGTGGTCGAGCCGCAGGGCTCGAGTGGCTACCAGGCGCTGCCGCAGAGCGTGATCGACGCCGCGGACGCCGTGATCTTCGCCAACGACGTGGATGTGCGCGAGGAGGCCAGGTTCGCCGGCAAGCCGGTCGTCCGCTCCGGGGTGAAGCGCGGCATCGAGCAGCCCGCGGCGCTCGTCGCGGAGGCCGTCGCGGCCGCGAAGAATCCGGCGGGCGCCCGGGTGCAAGCCGGCGCCGGCTCGGCGACCGGCACCGCGGCATCGCCGTCGCAGAACGTCTCGTGGGGCCGCAACATCCAGCGCATCCTGCTCACCGGCGTCAGCTACATGATCCCGTTCGTCGCGGGTGGCGGCCTGCTCGTCGCGATCAGCTTCCTGCCCTTCCTCGGCGGATACGGCATCGCGCTGGCCCACGGCGATGCCGGTGTGAACAACGCCGTGTACACGCTGCAGCACTTCGCGATCTGGAACCTCCCTCCCGAAGGGCTGGGCTACTACCTCGGCGCGATCGCGTTCGAGATCGGCAGCGTGAGCCTCGGCTTCCTGGTGCCCGCCCTCGCCGGCTACATCGCCTTCGCCATCGCCGACCGGCCGGGCATCGCCCCCGGGTTCGTCGCCGGTGCCATCGCCGTCTTCATGAACGCCGGCTTCCTCGGCGGCCTCGTCGGCGGTCTGCTCGCCGGTTTCGCAGCGTGGCTCATCGGGCGGCCGACCGTCCCGCGGTGGCTGCGCGGCCTGATGCCGGTGGTGATCATCCCGCTCGGCGCCTCGATCATCGCCTCCGGGCTGATGCTGCTCATTCTCGGCGCTCCCATCGCCTGGCTGATGACCCAGCTGAACGGATTCCTCAACGGGCTGAGCGGCGGCGGGGCCATCGTGCTCGGCATCATCCTCGGCCTGATGATGTGCTTCGACCTCGGGGGACCGGTCAACAAGGTCGCCTACGCGTTCGCCGTCGCCGGGCTGGCGCAGCAGACGGACGCCAGCTTCCAGGTGATGGCCGCCGTCATGATCGCGGGCATGGTGCCTCCGCTCGGCATGGCTCTCGCGTCCACCGTGCTGTACCGACGCGGCTTCACGGAGGTCGAGCGCGAGAACGGCGCGGCCGCCTGGCTGCTCGGCGCCTCCTTCATCTCCGAGGGCGCGATCCCGTTCGCGGCGGCGGACCCGCTGCGCGTCATCCCCGCCAACCTGGTCGGGGGAGCCGTGGCCGGCGGACTCGCGATGGCTTTCGCCGTCGAGTCGCGCGCTCCGCACGGCGGCGTGTTCGTCTTCTTCGCCATCGACCCGTTGTGGGGCTTCGCCCTGGCGCTCGCCGCCGGAACGGTCACCACCGCTCTGATCGTCACGGCCCTGAAGCGGTTCACCGCCGCCGGGCGGAAGGCGGACGCGATGTCGGCCGAGGCCGCCGAGTCGCCCATCCCGGAAACCGTGGCCGCCTGACCGCGGCTCCCGGCCACCGCACACACACACGCAGAGCAAGGACACTCCATGACCGAACGTCACGCCACCATCGCCAGCGCCTCCGGCCTCCACGCCCGCCCCGCCAAGCTGTTCGTCCAGGCGGTGCAGGAGAAGGCCATCCCGGTCACGATCGCCGTCGGCGACGGACCCGAACTGGATGCGCGCAGCATCCTGTCGCTCATGGGCCTGGCCGCCGGAAAGGGCACGGTCGTCACCCTGCGCTCGGATGCGCCGGGCGCGGAGGGAGCGCTGGACGACCTCGTCGAGCTGCTCGAGACGGACCTCGACGCCGCCTAGCGGCGAACAGGCGGGAGACCGCCGTGGTGGATGGTGCCCCCAGTAGGATTTGAACCTACGGCCTTCTGCTCCGGAGGCAGACGCTCTATCCCCTGAGCTATGGGGGCCAGGGTGTTCTCCAGGCTAGCATCCCGCCGGCCGCCACCGTGAAATCGGCGGCGGCCGTCGGGCGCGTTCAGGAGGCCGGGAGGTTGCCCAGCACGCTCCCCATGAGCGGGGCGGCGTCACCCGGTTCGAAGAACGCGACGGACTCGGCGACGATCCAGTACGGCCCGCGGAAGATCTGCACCTGGCCCGCGTCGCCGGCTTTGAAGTAGCCCTCCACCTGCGGGGGGACGCCGTAGGTCGGCACCGGCTTCGCGGCGGTGATCGCCGCGTTCTTGAGCGACTCGAGGGCGTCCGACGGCGGCTTGGCGATCGCGATCTGCACGACGTCGCCGCTGGTCTGGTTCTTCCAGGCGCAGGCGACGCCCTCCCAGCCGGCGATCTTCTTCTCCAGAGAGCCGTCCTGCGGCGCGTAACCGGGGTCCGCGCCGAAGTTGGGGTTGTACGCGTACAGCTGGTCCAGCGTCAGAACCTGGTCGCAGGTGATCCCGACCGGAGTGGGGGGCGCGGTCGGCGTCACGGCGGGCAGCGGCGTCGCCGACGTCGTCGGCGTCTTCGTCGCGTGCGCGGAGGCAGCCGGCGTCTTCGACGGCGTCGGCGTCGGCGAGCAGCCGGCGAGCGCGACGGAGGCGACGAGGCCTGCCGCGACGGTCGCGGTCAGAAGGCCGGAACGGCGGGTGAGTGAAGGCATTTCGGCTTGTCGTCTTCCTGTTCGGGAGCGCGCGTCGCGATGACCCTATCAACTCGCGCACCCGCGAAGCCGCCGGAGCGCCGGAGGGGACGGGCCGCGACATCGCGGGTCCGTGGCCGCCCGGTAGAATCGATCCTCATGACTCCCGCTGACCTCTCCGCCGCCCTCCTCGACATCGTGACGACGGTGGTCGAGCAGCGACGAGCGGCCGACGCGGAGCTCCCCGAACTCGCTCTCACCGTCGACGACGTGCCCCTGGAGCGGCCGAAGAATCGCGACCACGGCGACTGGGCGTCCAACGTCGCGATGCGGCTCGCGAAGAAGGTCGGCGCGAACCCGCGCGAGCTCGCCGAGCAGATCGCGGCGGCGGCCGCCGGCATCGACGGCGTCGCGTCGGCCGAGGTCGCCGGTCCCGGTTTCATCAACTTCCGCTTGGAGGCCGCAGCCGCCGGCCAGCTGGCCAAGACCATCGTCGAGGCCGGCGACGCGTACGGCCGCGGCGACATCTACGACGGCCTGTCGGTGAATCTGGAGTTCGTCTCGGCCAACCCGACCGGTCCCGTCCACATGGGCGGCGCGCGCTGGGCGGCCGTCGGGGACAGCCTGGCCCGCATCCTGCAGGCCGAGGGCGCCGACGTGACACGCGAGTACTACTTCAACGACCACGGGTCGCAGATCGACCGGTTCGCGCGCAGCCTGCTTGCGGCCTACCTCGGAGAGCCGACGCCGGAGGACGGCTACGGCGGCGGCTACATCGGCGAGATCGCCGACCGGGTGGTCGAGCGTTACGACGGCGACCTGGCGAGCCTCCCGCGCGAGCAGCAGCAGGAGGTGTTCCGCTCGATCGGCACCGAGCTGATGTTCCAGGAGATCAAGGAGCGCCTGCACGCGTTCGGCGTCGACTTCGACGTGTACTTCCACGAGGACTCGCTGCACGCCTCCGGCGCGGTCGAGCGCGCCATCCAGCGTCTCGACGAGCAGGGGCACATCTTCGATGCGGACGGCGCCATCTGGCTGCGCACCACCGCCTTCGGCGACGACCGCGACCGCGTCATCATCCGCTCGAACGGCGAGCCCGCCTACATCTCCGGCGACCTCGGCTACTACCTCGACAAGCGCGAGCGCGGCTTCGAGCAGAACATCATCATGCTGGGCGCCGACCACCACGGCTACATCGGCCGCATGATGGCGATGGTCGAGGCCTTCGGCGACGTCCCGAACGTCAACCTGCAGATCCTCATCGGCCAGATGGTGAACCTGGTGAAGGACGGCGAGCCGGTGCGCATGTCCAAGCGGGCGGGCACGATCGTCACGCTCGACGACCTGGTGGATGCGGTGGGCGTCGACGCCGCCCGCTACGCCCTGGTGCGCTCCTCGACCGACTCGCAGCTCGACATCGACCTCGACCTGCTGACCAAGCGCAGCAACGAGAACCCGGTCTACTACGTGCAGTACGCCCACGCGCGCACCCGCTCGGTCGCCGCGAACGCCGAGAAGGCCGGCGTCGACCACAGCGTCTTCGCGCCGGAGCTGCTCACCCACGAGACCGAGTCGGCGCTGCTGGGCGGTCTGCAGGAGTTCCCGCGCGTCGTCGCGCAGGCGGCCGAGCTGCGCGAGCCGCACCGGGTCGCGCGCTACATCGAGGAGCTCGCGGGGCTGTACCACGCGTGGTACGCGGTCCGCGACGGCTCCACGCGTGTGCTCCCGCACGGCGACGAGCCCGTCACCGACCTGCACCGCACCCGCCTCTGGCTGAACGACGCGACCGGACAGGTCATCCGCAACGGCCTCGGCCTGCTGGGTGTCTCCGCGCCGGACCGGATGTGACGACCGGATGAGCGACGACACCACCCAGGTGATCCCCGAGCCGCAGGCGCCGGGGCCGCAGGCGACAGCGCCGCGCCGCAGGCGACCGCGGTGGCTGCGCCTCCTGCTCGCCATCGGCATCCCGGTCGCCGTGGTGGTCGTCCTGCTCGTGGTGGCCGACACCGCCGTCCGCGCCTACGCCGAGCAGCGGGTGTCCGACGAGATCGAGAAGAACCTGCCCGCCGACATCCGCGGTGAGGTGACGACGCACATCGGCGGCTTCTCCGTGCTGCAGCAGTACCTCTCCGGCTCGTTCCAGCGGGTCGAGCTGGACGCGCCGAAGCTCGTCGTGCAGGGGGCCCCGCTGAGTGCGAAGGTCGTCGCCACGGGCGTCCCCGCCGACTTCTCGAAGCCGATCGCCGACGCGACCGGCACCTTGCGCATCGACCAGACGTCGCTGAACACCCTGGTGAAGATCCCCGGAGCGACCGGCGACATCACTCTCGGCGACGGCACGATCGGCTACGACGGGAAGATCGACCTGCTCGGGCTCCCCGTGGGCTACACGGTGACCGCGACGCCGGAGGCGGCGGGCTCGCAGGTTCTGCTGAAACCGGACAAGGCCAACCTCACGACGGGCGCGGGAGACGTGAACCTCAGCCGTCTGCTCCAGGCCCTCACGTCGCAGGGGCCGTTCCCCGTGTGCGCCGCGCAGTACTTGCCGGCGGGCGTCCAGGTGTCCGACATCCGGGTGACGCCGGGCCATGCGACCGTCGAGCTGACCGCGAGCGACTTCGTCCTCGACCAGAAGTTCCTCAACAGCAAGGGGAGCTGTTCGTAACACGCACCGAGCGTGCCGTGCAGCCTGGATAGACTTCTGCTGTCATCTCCACCGGCTTCAGGGGCCAACCCGGGTCCGCTCGCCTAGGAGACCCCCACTCGTCGCCACCCGTGAGGTTCCCTATGGCTGATTCCGTCGCTGCGTCCAACCCGCTCGCCCCGCCGTGGCTGCACGTGCCGGTGGATGCGAACGCCCTCGCCGCGGGCCTCTGGTCGCGCACGGCCGATCGCGCCGGCGGAGAGCTCGTCGTCGGCGGTGTGACCGCGACCGCACTCGCCGCGCGCTTCGGCACGCCGCTGTACGTGGTCGACGAGGAGGACGCCCGGGCGCGCGCCGTCGAGGTGCGCGAGGCGTTCGACCGCGCCTTCGCCGAGATCGGGACGGCCGCCAAGGTCTACTACGCCGGCAAGGCGTTCCTCAGCGTCGAGGTGGCGCGGTGGATGTCGGAGGCGGGTCTCAACATCGACGTCTGCAGCGGAGGCGAGCTGGCGGTCGCCCTGGCCGCCGGCGTCGACCCGGAGCGGGTCGGCTTCCACGGCAACAACAAGTCGCTCGCCGAGATCGACCAGGCCGTCGCGGCCGGCATCGGCGCCATCATCATCGACAGCGTGCAGGAGATCGGCCGGGTCGCCGCCGCCGCGGAGCGCCACGGCGTGCGCCAGAGCATCCGGCTGCGGGTCAACAGCGGCGTCCACGCCCACACCCACGCGTTCCTCGCCACCGCCCACGAGGACCAGAAGTTCGGGATCGCCCTGGAGCACGCCGCCGAGGCGGTCGCGCTGATCCGCTCCCACGCCTCCCTCGCCTTCCGTGGCCTGCACTGCCACATCGGCTCGCAGATCTTCGGCGCCGACGGGTTCGCGGAGTCCGCCGCCCGCCTCCTCACCCTCCACAAGGAGCTGCTGGCCGGCGGCGACGTGCCCGAGCTGAACCTCGGCGGCGGATTCGGCATCGCGTACACGTCCGCCGACGATCCCGCGCCGATCGGCGAGCTCGCCCGCCGCATCGCCGAGACCGTCGCCGCGGGATGCGAGGAGCTCGACATCCCGACTCCGGTCGTTGCATTCGAGCCGGGCCGGTCGATCATCGGGACCGCCGGGCTCACCCTCTACACGGTGGGCACGACGAAGGACGTCCCCGTCGCCTTCCAGGACGACGGCGAGACCGCGGTCCGCCGCTACGTCAGCGTCGACGGCGGGATGAGCGACAACGCCCGTCCCGCGCTCTACGGCGCCGACTACTCGGCCAGGATCGCGAACCGCGTCTCGCCGACCGCGCCCGCCCTCGTCCGGGTCGCCGGCAAGCACTGCGAGAGCGGCGACATCGTCGTCGACGCCGAGTACCTCCCGGCCGACGTCGAGCCGGGCGACCTGCTCGCGGTCCCGGCGACGGGCGCATACTGCTGGGCGCTGTCCAGCAACTACAACCACATCGGGCGGCCGGCGGTCGTCGCGGTGCGCGACGGGGAGGCCAGGGTGATCGTCCGCGGCGAGACCATCGACGACCTCCTCGCGCGGGACGCCGGCTACACGGCGCCCGCATCCACCCTCTCCGCGTCGAAGGAGCGCAGCCAGGCATGATCGAGTACCGCAACCTCCGCGTCGCCCTGCTCGGGGCCGGCTCCGTCGGATCGCAGGTGGCCCGCCTGCTGCTCTCGCAGGGCGACGAGTTCGCCTCCCGCATCGGCGCCCGCCTCGAGCTGGTCGGCATCGCCGTCCGCGACGTGGATGCGCCGCGCGACACCGAGCTGCCGCGCGAGCTCTTCACCACCGACGCCTCCTCGCTGATCCTCGGCGCCGACATCGTCGTGGAGCTGATGGGCGGCATCGAGCCGGCCCGCGGCTACGTGCTGGAGGCGCTGAACTCCGGTGCCGACGTCATCACGGCCAACAAGGCCCTGCTGGCCACGCACGGGCCGGAGCTGTTCGACGCCGCAGAGCAGGTCGGCGCGCAGCTCTACTACGAGGCGGCCGTCGCCGGAGCGATCCCGATCATCCGCCCGCTGCGCGACAGCCTCGCCGGCGACCGCATCAACCGCATCCTCGGCATCGTCAACGGCACGACGAACTTCGTGCTCGACCGCATGGACGTCAACGGAGAGACGCTCCAGGACGCGCTGGCGACGGCCACCGACCGCGGCTACGCCGAGGCCGACCCGACCGCCGACATCGGCGGGTACGACGCCGCGCAGAAGGCGGCGATCCTGGCGAGCCTGGCGTTCCACACCGTCGTGCCTCTCGACCGCGTCTACCGCGAGGGCATCACCGGCGTCACCAAGGCGCAGGTGGATGCGGCGCGCGAGGCCGGCGCTGTCATCAAGCTGCTGGCGATCTGCGAGCGCATGACCGATCCCGAGACGGGGGAGGAGGGCGTCTCCGCCCGCGTCTACCCCGCCCTCATCAGCCGGGACCATCCTCTCGCCGCCGTGCACGGCGCCCACAACGCAGTCTTCGTGCAGGCCGCCGCCGCCGGGGACCTCATGTTCTACGGCGCGGGGGCCGGGGGAGTCGAGACGGCGTCCGCCGTGCTCGGCGACGTCGTGTCGGCCGCCCGGCGGCACGTGGTCGGCGGCCCGGGCGTCGCCGAGTCCACGCACGCCGACCTGCCGGTGCTCGACATCGGCCGCGTCGTGACTCGGTACCAGATCACGCTCGACGTCGAGGACCAGCCCGGCGTGCTCGCCGCGGTGGCCCGCATCCTCAGTGACGGCGGGGTCAGCGTCGAGACCGTGCAGCAGTCCGTGCCGAGCACGACGGGGCCCGTCGTGATCGCCGGAGCGGCGCCCGCGGCGGCCGGGCCGATTCACGGCGGCGGGACGGCCACCGCTACCCTGGTGATCGGCACCCACGAAGCCGAGGAGGCCGCGCTCGCGGCCACCGTCGAGGCTCTCGCGGCGAGCGACGTCGTGATCGCCATCTCTTCCGTTCTCCGAGTCGAAGGATCGTAATGCCCCAGCCCAAGGCCTACAGTCGTCAGTGGCGCGGCGTCCTCCGCGAGTACGCGGACCGCCTGAACATCTCCGACGCCACTCCGATCGTCACGCTGGGCGAGGGCGGAACCCCGCTCATCCCCGCCCCGGCGCTCTCCGCGCGGACGGGCGCGGACGTGTACGTGAAGTTCGAGGGCATGAACCCGACCGGGTCCTTCAAAGACCGCGGCATGACCATGGCGATCTCGAAGGCCGTCGAGCACGGTGCGAAGGCGGTCATCTGCGCCTCCACCGGCAACACCTCGGCATC
Proteins encoded:
- a CDS encoding ABC transporter permease — its product is MSAVGLGLERARYETIVYFRQPDTIFFTFLFPVVMLGIFSVAFQGMGNVGAAPDGTGGITQAAYYLPAMIAAGILLSGVQNLAVDIAGEKSDGTLKRLGGTPLPVISYFIGKMGQVLATSVLQIGLLLVVARLAFGVALPASADLWLRFTWIYLLSIVTSAVLGIALSAIPRTGRSATAVIIPIVLILQFISGVYIPFGVLPTWLQNVASVFPLKWIAEGMRSVFLPQSFESREPSGSWQLGGIAIVLSVWLVAGLLASRITFRWIRKDA
- a CDS encoding ATP-binding cassette domain-containing protein, coding for MSSDSAVTVRGLRKSYGSFDAVRGIDFDIRRGETFALLGPNGAGKSTTIEILEGYRDRSAGEVSVLGVDPAAGGTRWKARLGIVLQTGAEATNVTVREQLAHFARFYPSPRDVDEVMAAVGLTEKAKARLRSLSGGQRRRLDVALGVIGRPELLFLDEPTTGFDPEARHRFWELIRSLKREGTTILLTTHYLDEAAQLSDRAAVIAEGRLVDMGAIDQLGGAEARVPIVRWREADGTPRSERTDTPAALVAQLTAAAGGEPSDLEVIRPSLEDVYLDLVQRVGAES
- the rlmC gene encoding 23S rRNA (uracil(747)-C(5))-methyltransferase RlmC, translating into MDCSYFDAGVCRSCTLMGVPYAEQLDGKDRQARELLAPYGDAAWLAPVASAEAGYRNKAKMVVGGTVDQPTIGILDEAGRGVDLRECGICSPGIRAALPVLARFITRQRLEPYRVPERRGELKYVLVTESPDGELMVRFVARSDQTVARVRAGLGRLAADLPSARVVTVNVQPEHKAVVEGDTEVVLTRESTLTMRVGAVSLRLRPQSFFQTNTEVATALYGQVAAWVDEIGPASVWDLYCGVGGFALHVAAPGRRVVGVETSREAVRSARATAAAAGLPQVAFRAGDATAFALSAATPPELVIVNPPRRGIGAELAGWLEGSGVGSVVYSSCNPKSLAHDLARMPSYRVRAGRVLDMFPQTGHMEVAVLLERG
- a CDS encoding 1-phosphofructokinase family hexose kinase encodes the protein MIVTLTANPSLDRSVTLDAPLLAGEVQSALGAREDAGGKGINVARVIAAAGVPALAVLPLADDDPFGVALHAAGVATRPVPIHGHARANLTITDPAGVTTKLNLPGTVLEPAESAALVAAVVDACEGAEWLVLAGSLPPGAADDLYVTVIRAVRDRWLGDAPKIAVDTSGDALRAAVFDGHPDLIKPNELELAELTGTEQPDADDLIDAVLAVARPLVPDTVGAALITLGAHGSVLVTADGAFVAEAPRITVRSTVGAGDSALAGYLLADRAGADPADRLVDAVRYGSAAASLPGTQAPRPLDLPPGDIRVAALHP
- a CDS encoding DeoR/GlpR family DNA-binding transcription regulator; the protein is MYAMERQGLIERMLLDDGRVAVVDLAQRFGVTTETVRRDLDALEQSGALRRVHGGAVAVDRVSTSEVSVSERTALRADTKRRIAARALDILGDGFRGSLYLDAGTTTAAVAELLPDRLTGTRGEAEVVTHSLAVAPELAGADRVALTVIGGRIRGVTAAAVGAGTVRSIHSLRPDIVFVGANGVSAGFGLSTPDPEEAAVKEAIVRAARRVVVVADSSKFQQESLVAFAPLEAIDLLVTDAAPEGELAEALAAADVEVWSA